From the Candidatus Protochlamydia phocaeensis genome, one window contains:
- the putP gene encoding sodium/proline symporter PutP yields MHIQVIAAFIAYFTLLLVIGLIFHKRQTSSSDFIMGNRSLSFWLVALSAHASDMSAWLFMAFPMTIFVLGLPHIWIAMGLLLGMFLNWQFVAPKLRAMTEKYDCYTLSSFFEKRFQDRSGSIRLLSAIVMVIFLTHYLSAGLIAMGYLLESLFGLNYFFGLSVAMLVVVVYTFLGGFTTVAWTDLFQGIFLLIMIILVPLMALAKIGGWHEITQIAQQREISLTLISDNSLDSFIAIFSLALGWGLGYFGMPHIITKFMGIRDVSEMHKSKWLGMSWQLIALGAAACIGLIGIAYFPEGLEKPEMIFVEMVKDLFNPFIAGFILCAVIAANMSTMDSQILVCASILSEDLYKHFHKHLPSDRKVLWISKLSVVIISLIALLLAFNKSSTILDTVLYSWSGLGSAFGPLVLMTLYSERINRYGALAGIVVGTTVVMIWPTLNPLLTKYELLPMIPGFICSMIAIYAVSLLTKDKQMDSSSSISASKSI; encoded by the coding sequence ATGCATATTCAAGTCATCGCTGCCTTCATCGCTTATTTTACTCTCTTGCTTGTTATAGGGCTCATCTTTCATAAGAGACAGACATCTTCTTCCGATTTTATTATGGGAAATCGTTCGCTGAGTTTTTGGCTTGTAGCCCTCTCCGCTCACGCAAGCGATATGAGCGCCTGGCTTTTCATGGCTTTCCCTATGACAATTTTTGTACTAGGGCTCCCCCATATTTGGATTGCAATGGGCCTTTTATTGGGAATGTTTTTAAATTGGCAATTCGTGGCTCCAAAGCTTAGAGCAATGACCGAGAAATATGATTGCTATACATTATCTTCTTTTTTTGAAAAGCGATTTCAAGACCGCTCAGGCTCTATCCGTTTGCTTAGCGCCATTGTCATGGTCATTTTCTTGACCCACTATCTTTCCGCCGGCCTAATCGCCATGGGATATCTGTTGGAATCCTTATTTGGCCTCAATTATTTTTTCGGCCTTTCGGTCGCCATGTTGGTCGTCGTCGTCTATACCTTTTTGGGCGGTTTTACAACCGTTGCTTGGACAGATTTATTTCAGGGCATTTTCCTTTTGATCATGATTATTTTGGTTCCTCTAATGGCGCTGGCCAAAATCGGAGGCTGGCATGAAATCACACAAATTGCCCAGCAAAGAGAAATCTCTTTAACGTTAATTAGCGACAACAGCTTGGATTCTTTTATAGCAATCTTCTCTCTTGCTCTAGGATGGGGTTTGGGTTATTTTGGCATGCCGCATATCATCACAAAGTTCATGGGGATTAGAGACGTCTCTGAAATGCATAAGTCCAAATGGCTAGGCATGTCTTGGCAACTTATTGCTCTTGGAGCGGCTGCCTGCATCGGCTTAATCGGTATTGCGTATTTTCCCGAAGGCTTAGAAAAGCCCGAAATGATATTTGTCGAAATGGTCAAAGACCTTTTCAATCCCTTCATAGCAGGCTTTATTCTATGCGCAGTCATTGCAGCCAATATGTCAACAATGGATTCGCAAATTCTTGTGTGCGCATCTATTTTAAGTGAAGACTTATATAAGCACTTTCATAAACACCTGCCATCCGATCGCAAAGTTCTGTGGATCTCTAAACTAAGCGTTGTCATTATCTCCCTCATCGCCCTGCTGCTTGCCTTTAATAAAAGCTCAACTATTTTAGATACCGTCCTCTATTCTTGGTCTGGATTGGGAAGCGCTTTCGGTCCTCTTGTTTTAATGACATTGTATTCTGAGCGCATCAATCGCTACGGAGCTTTGGCTGGCATCGTGGTCGGTACAACCGTTGTCATGATATGGCCAACTCTCAATCCCCTTTTGACCAAATATGAGCTCCTTCCCATGATTCCCGGGTTTATTTGCAGCATGATCGCCATTTATGCGGTTTCTCTTTTAACAAAAGACAAGCAAATGGATTCAAGTTCATCTATCTCTGCTTCTAAATCAATTTGA
- a CDS encoding cyclic nucleotide-binding domain-containing protein: MKHLTLIDKAFLLKRTPLFSTLDLDLLLTIADKLGIVVFDANDYVFVAGEEANRMYFIIDGEVDIRLTDGQLVCHLKPGDFFGEESLFNGKPRAYGAFTPVETYVLTLSRTNLYTIISECPSVAIGFLQVYTSAMQFRPLKQAETDK; this comes from the coding sequence ATGAAACATTTAACTTTAATAGATAAAGCCTTTCTTCTTAAGCGGACACCGCTATTTAGTACATTGGATTTAGATCTTTTGCTGACAATTGCCGATAAATTAGGAATTGTTGTTTTTGATGCAAATGATTATGTCTTTGTTGCCGGAGAAGAAGCTAATCGCATGTACTTTATTATTGATGGAGAGGTCGATATACGGCTGACGGACGGGCAACTGGTCTGCCATTTAAAACCCGGGGATTTCTTTGGGGAAGAGTCTCTTTTTAACGGCAAGCCTCGCGCTTATGGAGCTTTCACACCAGTTGAGACATATGTATTGACGCTTTCGCGCACTAATCTCTATACAATTATTTCGGAATGCCCCTCGGTTGCTATCGGCTTTTTGCAAGTCTATACTTCCGCTATGCAATTTAGACCTTTAAAACAAGCAGAGACTGACAAATGA
- the trxB gene encoding thioredoxin-disulfide reductase, whose product MEKVKLVIIGSGPAGYTAAIYAARANLNPVLFEGFFVGPAGGQLMTTTEVENFPGFPEGITGPELAERFRSQAIRFGTKVISEDVEDVDLGRHPFIVKGRKTHYETDAIIIATGAMAKRLDIPGAGDGEFWQKGVTACAVCDGAAPIFRNRPLFVIGGGDSAIEEATFLTKFGSRVYIVHRRDKLRASKIMQERALKNPKIEVLWDSQIISIEGDQIVRSVLVKNAKTGHEVKYEAGGVFFAIGHQPNTAFLKGQLDVHPNGYIKVFKGTHTSVEGVFAAGDVQDFEYRQAITAAGSGCMAALDAERWLSEKGLES is encoded by the coding sequence ATGGAAAAGGTTAAATTAGTAATTATTGGATCAGGACCTGCAGGCTATACAGCGGCTATTTATGCTGCCCGTGCCAATTTGAATCCAGTCTTATTTGAGGGATTTTTTGTTGGACCGGCAGGTGGTCAGTTGATGACAACAACAGAAGTGGAGAATTTTCCAGGCTTTCCAGAAGGCATAACAGGACCGGAGCTTGCCGAACGTTTTCGCAGCCAAGCCATCCGTTTTGGAACAAAGGTCATTAGCGAGGATGTCGAAGATGTTGACCTTGGGCGGCATCCTTTTATTGTGAAGGGAAGAAAAACGCATTATGAAACGGATGCAATCATTATAGCAACCGGGGCGATGGCAAAGCGGTTGGATATTCCAGGAGCGGGAGATGGAGAGTTTTGGCAAAAAGGAGTAACCGCTTGCGCGGTTTGCGACGGGGCGGCCCCTATTTTCCGCAATCGTCCTTTATTTGTTATTGGAGGGGGGGACTCCGCCATTGAAGAGGCGACTTTCTTGACGAAATTCGGTAGTCGCGTCTATATCGTGCACAGAAGAGATAAGCTAAGAGCCTCCAAAATTATGCAAGAAAGGGCTTTAAAAAATCCCAAAATTGAAGTGCTATGGGATTCTCAGATTATTTCTATTGAAGGGGATCAGATAGTCCGTTCTGTGCTTGTGAAGAATGCCAAAACAGGACATGAAGTAAAGTATGAGGCAGGCGGCGTTTTCTTCGCCATTGGGCATCAGCCTAATACGGCCTTTTTAAAAGGACAGCTCGACGTGCATCCAAACGGATATATTAAAGTTTTCAAAGGCACACATACGAGTGTAGAAGGCGTATTTGCGGCTGGCGATGTACAAGATTTTGAATATCGCCAAGCGATCACAGCGGCTGGAAGCGGATGTATGGCTGCTTTAGATGCTGAGAGATGGCTGTCTGAAAAAGGACTGGAATCTTGA
- the smpB gene encoding SsrA-binding protein SmpB: protein MNDKSADLVSNRRATHDYEILETLEAGIVLQGTEIKSIRDHGATLQDAYVKVLEGETWLIGSSIAPYRFGNIHNHEEKRDRKLLLHKREIKRLKVAIQEKGLTIIPLALYLKQGRVKVRIAIAKGKKAIDKRADIKEKDEKRRMQQALKQHY, encoded by the coding sequence ATGAATGATAAATCGGCAGACCTTGTTTCTAATAGACGAGCGACCCATGATTATGAAATCCTCGAAACCCTTGAAGCCGGCATTGTTTTGCAAGGAACCGAGATTAAATCTATCCGCGATCATGGCGCAACTTTGCAAGATGCGTATGTGAAAGTACTCGAAGGCGAAACCTGGCTGATCGGCAGCAGCATCGCTCCTTACCGCTTTGGCAATATTCATAATCATGAAGAAAAACGCGACCGCAAGCTTCTCCTGCACAAAAGAGAGATTAAACGCCTCAAAGTCGCCATCCAAGAAAAAGGACTGACAATCATTCCCTTAGCTCTTTATCTCAAGCAAGGACGGGTTAAAGTTCGTATTGCAATAGCAAAGGGAAAGAAAGCGATAGATAAGAGGGCTGATATCAAAGAAAAAGATGAAAAGCGCCGGATGCAGCAAGCGCTTAAACAGCATTACTAA
- a CDS encoding PIN/TRAM domain-containing protein, which yields MSISLSFMRVLFLIICILFSVSFTTQNFEGGFNLINAIVGLLGGLAIAGFLIGSDFAFKRFNLRSFNTAILGLFFGYLMAQAILFIFEGIIGLEASSVPLFMPIRFFVYLFCAYLGMVMTARAAEEIHVSIPFIEFKAVSHKKKDILVDVSVLMDPRIIDLASSGLLDHHLILPRFAIKELYAQAESGDEAGKAKARRSLEVIKKLESLPSLDLRYVDTDFAEIKDPMTKLIRLARFMDTNIITSDINRIQQSSIEGVRIINIHMLSNALKPITQAGETINIKIQRYGKEARQGVGYLDDGTMVVVNGGAEFIGETIKAHVLSVKHTSSGRMIFCNASEDGCLMTEQDLAQSLSDLDNTHKNYLAL from the coding sequence ATGAGTATTTCTCTCTCATTTATGCGAGTTTTATTCCTTATCATATGCATCTTATTTTCGGTTAGCTTTACAACTCAAAATTTTGAAGGCGGCTTTAACTTAATCAATGCAATTGTTGGCTTATTAGGAGGCTTAGCGATTGCTGGATTCCTAATCGGGTCTGATTTTGCTTTCAAGCGCTTTAATTTGCGCTCTTTCAATACCGCTATTTTAGGATTATTTTTCGGCTACCTGATGGCGCAAGCGATTTTATTTATTTTTGAAGGGATTATCGGTTTAGAGGCTTCCTCAGTTCCTCTATTCATGCCAATCCGTTTCTTTGTCTATCTTTTCTGTGCTTATTTAGGCATGGTCATGACAGCGCGCGCGGCGGAAGAAATTCACGTCAGCATTCCTTTTATAGAATTTAAAGCTGTAAGCCATAAGAAAAAAGATATTCTCGTCGATGTATCTGTTTTGATGGATCCTCGTATTATTGATTTAGCCTCTTCTGGTCTGTTGGATCATCACCTTATTCTTCCCCGCTTTGCAATCAAAGAACTTTATGCACAAGCAGAAAGCGGCGATGAGGCTGGCAAAGCTAAAGCACGTCGCTCTTTGGAAGTCATCAAGAAATTAGAGAGTTTGCCTTCCTTAGACTTACGCTACGTCGACACTGATTTTGCCGAAATTAAAGATCCCATGACGAAACTCATTCGACTCGCCCGTTTTATGGATACGAACATTATCACGTCTGATATCAACCGTATCCAACAATCCTCAATCGAAGGCGTGCGCATTATTAATATTCACATGCTGTCAAATGCCTTGAAACCAATTACGCAAGCAGGCGAAACCATTAACATTAAAATTCAACGTTATGGAAAAGAAGCAAGACAAGGCGTGGGCTACCTAGACGACGGCACAATGGTTGTAGTCAATGGAGGCGCTGAATTTATTGGAGAAACAATAAAAGCCCATGTTCTATCCGTCAAGCACACCTCTTCTGGCAGGATGATTTTCTGCAATGCTTCGGAAGATGGCTGCTTAATGACTGAACAAGACTTGGCCCAATCTTTATCCGATCTAGATAATACCCATAAAAATTATCTAGCCTTGTAA
- the recF gene encoding DNA replication/repair protein RecF (All proteins in this family for which functions are known are DNA-binding proteins that assist the filamentation of RecA onto DNA for the initiation of recombination or recombinational repair.): MYLRTLYLHHFRNYEEASFEFSPSLNFICGPNAVGKTSILEAIYYLMVGRSFRSHHYQDIVQAGHTSFYLEAAFIKHGIDQKLRIYFENGERKIIYNHTQLPNQSSLLGIIPGVVTTPDDVNLIKGSPLLRRQFLDIQLAQIDPLYVHHLTRYVRAMRHRNHLLKINQLVTIESWEQEMAQSAAYIVQQRLKAIEDLSRHAKQFYEALTGETESLDLTYRAPEAPHRSLEESKDYYIRQFHKNRQREIGMGHTLIGPHKDDLLIAISKRDARYYASEGQQRSCVTALHFAEWQRLKRIGEATPLLLIDDVGMSLDENRKTRLLKQIEGLGQVFLSTTDENLIQAFSGLKKIFSLPWPQNP; the protein is encoded by the coding sequence ATGTACTTACGCACACTCTATTTGCATCATTTCCGCAATTACGAGGAAGCCAGCTTTGAATTCAGCCCTTCCCTCAATTTTATTTGCGGTCCCAATGCGGTAGGTAAAACAAGCATATTGGAAGCGATCTATTATTTAATGGTCGGCCGCTCTTTTCGTTCCCATCACTATCAAGACATCGTTCAGGCTGGCCATACCTCTTTTTATCTGGAAGCGGCTTTTATCAAGCATGGCATTGACCAAAAGCTACGGATTTATTTTGAAAATGGAGAGCGGAAGATTATCTATAATCACACCCAGCTGCCAAACCAATCAAGCCTGCTAGGGATTATTCCAGGCGTGGTTACGACTCCAGACGATGTCAATCTTATTAAAGGCTCCCCCCTTCTCCGCCGGCAATTTTTGGATATCCAGCTTGCCCAAATTGATCCCCTTTATGTCCACCATTTGACTCGGTACGTAAGAGCCATGCGGCATCGCAATCATCTTTTAAAGATCAATCAGCTGGTGACCATTGAAAGCTGGGAGCAAGAGATGGCCCAATCAGCCGCTTATATTGTTCAGCAACGCCTTAAAGCCATCGAAGATTTAAGCAGGCATGCGAAACAATTCTATGAAGCCTTGACAGGTGAAACAGAATCTTTGGACTTGACTTATCGAGCGCCTGAGGCTCCTCATCGATCTTTGGAAGAGAGCAAGGATTATTATATCCGACAGTTTCACAAGAACCGGCAAAGAGAAATTGGAATGGGGCATACGCTGATTGGGCCGCACAAAGATGATTTGCTCATTGCCATCTCTAAGCGCGATGCGCGCTACTACGCGAGCGAAGGGCAACAGCGGAGCTGCGTAACAGCCCTTCATTTTGCTGAATGGCAACGGCTCAAACGAATAGGAGAAGCCACTCCTCTTCTACTTATCGACGATGTCGGCATGAGCCTGGACGAAAATAGAAAAACGCGCTTGCTTAAGCAGATTGAGGGCTTGGGGCAAGTCTTTCTAAGCACGACAGATGAAAATCTTATTCAAGCTTTCTCTGGCCTTAAAAAGATCTTTTCCCTTCCTTGGCCCCAAAATCCGTAG
- a CDS encoding 23S rRNA (pseudouridine(1915)-N(3))-methyltransferase RlmH — MLKLKILSVGKTKEKWLEDAFDEYVKRLRPIIQVECQWAKDSAQLLEWAQKEAHLICLDPAGKLLTSEQFAAFLESSWQKSGSRLTLVIGGAEGLPTELKQQGQLISLSPLTFTHQITRLVLIEQIYRATEINKGSQYHK, encoded by the coding sequence ATGCTGAAGTTAAAAATTCTTTCAGTCGGAAAGACAAAGGAAAAATGGCTGGAAGACGCTTTTGATGAATATGTCAAACGTCTCCGGCCGATCATACAGGTGGAATGCCAATGGGCTAAAGACTCCGCCCAACTACTTGAATGGGCCCAAAAAGAAGCTCACCTCATTTGCCTTGATCCCGCTGGAAAATTATTGACAAGCGAACAATTTGCCGCTTTTTTGGAAAGCAGCTGGCAAAAAAGCGGCTCCCGCCTCACACTTGTCATCGGAGGAGCGGAAGGACTTCCTACTGAACTTAAGCAGCAAGGGCAATTAATCAGCCTCTCCCCGCTGACTTTTACACACCAGATCACACGATTGGTCCTCATCGAACAAATTTATCGCGCCACTGAAATTAATAAAGGCAGCCAATATCATAAATAA
- a CDS encoding macro domain-containing protein: MIESSPFPPSVSFWAPVKVSIPASPSLFHLFFEIGYLADHYLYLGDQEVSLHSRKFYPFDQTVTADVKIKPSLVSNILKVSSFVLSFFILPCLALPFKLIYKLNLKHLKIQSQPSPRIPPVFMRQTGETTSSLHALPSTRNVCIAEKLIGQTKIALMTGDITNESADVIVNAANAYLIAGNGVCGAIHGKAGSPVLYECQEILANLKKYPLSCGDAVLTSSGYLENRIKAIVHAVGPDCRNGQENQRRKELLQRVYRNALTLCADPVSHPASVSSEIDVHSYRTIAFPSISTGIYCYPLKEAAEAALEAVAEFIKQHPKAFDEIRFVFLPAKVDPTVNFYQEALQKL; encoded by the coding sequence ATGATTGAATCTTCTCCTTTTCCTCCTTCTGTTTCTTTTTGGGCGCCTGTTAAGGTGAGCATACCTGCTTCTCCCAGTTTATTTCATTTATTTTTTGAAATTGGCTATTTAGCAGACCACTATCTTTATTTAGGAGACCAAGAAGTTTCCTTGCATAGTCGCAAGTTTTATCCATTTGACCAAACGGTCACTGCAGATGTTAAAATAAAGCCCTCTTTGGTATCGAATATTCTAAAAGTTTCTTCCTTCGTCCTATCTTTTTTTATATTGCCTTGCTTAGCGCTTCCTTTTAAACTTATTTACAAGTTGAATCTTAAGCATTTAAAAATTCAAAGTCAGCCATCGCCGCGCATTCCGCCTGTGTTCATGAGGCAAACCGGGGAGACAACCTCTTCCCTTCATGCTCTTCCTTCAACCAGGAATGTTTGCATAGCAGAAAAATTAATTGGACAAACTAAAATTGCCTTGATGACTGGCGATATTACCAATGAATCTGCAGACGTCATTGTTAATGCAGCAAATGCTTATCTTATAGCTGGAAATGGGGTTTGTGGAGCCATTCATGGAAAGGCAGGCTCTCCCGTTCTTTATGAATGCCAGGAAATCCTGGCTAATTTGAAAAAATATCCACTCTCCTGTGGAGATGCTGTCCTTACATCCTCTGGCTATTTAGAAAATAGGATTAAGGCGATTGTCCATGCCGTCGGACCAGATTGCCGCAACGGACAAGAAAATCAACGAAGAAAGGAATTACTACAAAGAGTCTACCGCAATGCTTTAACTTTATGTGCAGATCCGGTCTCCCATCCTGCATCCGTCAGCAGTGAAATCGATGTTCACTCTTACCGCACGATTGCTTTTCCATCGATCAGCACAGGAATTTATTGCTATCCTCTAAAGGAGGCGGCGGAAGCGGCCTTGGAAGCTGTTGCAGAATTTATCAAGCAGCATCCGAAGGCCTTTGATGAAATCCGCTTTGTTTTCTTACCAGCGAAAGTCGATCCAACTGTTAATTTTTATCAGGAAGCTCTGCAGAAGTTATAA
- a CDS encoding methyl-accepting chemotaxis protein: MTIRSRLLLLLLPPLTAFLILISLFFYFNWSREILDSFKSRLQSIVVATAQSISRTEIEWMDEHLKDPDLKDNPRYLSYRQEFVALKQKLPIANLYIVQIEPVQEGELILLNEPENPLNQIHTSQDPQNAYRQIFLLDASDSKQSPVNAPGDYDFSETDEHLVYFTKKAFVTPIYLARRTNERFMSAYAPILNKEGEVLALLGADVGMEAIDNKLHNALFMIISGDLVTLFLVVLTVFLIAEHISQPVRTLNQAALEIAAGDYDANIQVKGPKEIVELANTLNIMSECLVENISRLRESSLIRERMYGEYECALLLQHYMLQKVVEDFKNPHMRMRLISVGLANNQKGLLLKTEKIPGSDLSLTLIEAKDPSFSSLFELNQEAFLPLDQQPNARFMECHFLKDYSLLRYHLQKLFSPLVWSIKSQQFIRGSQQEIPLQNQDMVFLYNSGLIEQFETEEKIISWLTKVLKHFSEDGLDIIHTMLTNELNFLAKKHLLKRNCQIIVLQIKIPEILL, translated from the coding sequence ATGACTATCCGCTCAAGGCTGTTGCTTTTACTCTTGCCGCCTCTAACAGCTTTTTTGATCTTAATTTCCTTATTCTTTTACTTTAATTGGTCCAGAGAAATCTTAGACAGCTTCAAGTCCCGTCTTCAATCAATTGTTGTAGCCACCGCCCAATCGATCAGTAGGACAGAAATTGAATGGATGGATGAGCATCTTAAAGATCCCGATCTCAAAGACAATCCTCGTTATCTATCTTATCGCCAAGAATTTGTTGCGTTAAAGCAGAAGCTGCCCATCGCAAATTTATATATTGTCCAAATTGAGCCGGTACAAGAAGGCGAACTCATCTTATTAAATGAACCAGAAAATCCCTTAAATCAAATTCATACAAGTCAAGATCCTCAAAATGCGTATAGGCAAATCTTCCTGCTTGATGCAAGCGACTCTAAGCAATCGCCCGTCAATGCCCCAGGAGATTATGATTTCAGCGAGACAGACGAGCATCTTGTTTATTTCACTAAAAAAGCATTTGTCACTCCCATTTACCTAGCACGCCGCACAAATGAACGCTTCATGTCTGCCTATGCGCCTATTTTGAATAAAGAAGGCGAAGTGCTCGCCCTGCTAGGTGCAGACGTTGGTATGGAAGCGATCGATAATAAGCTTCACAATGCTTTATTCATGATTATTAGCGGAGATTTGGTCACTTTATTTTTAGTCGTCCTAACCGTTTTCCTAATCGCCGAGCACATTAGCCAACCCGTGCGAACATTAAATCAAGCTGCATTGGAAATTGCTGCAGGAGATTATGATGCCAATATCCAAGTCAAAGGGCCAAAAGAGATTGTTGAGCTGGCAAATACGTTGAATATTATGAGCGAGTGCCTAGTCGAGAATATCAGCCGCCTGCGCGAGAGCTCTTTGATTAGAGAAAGAATGTATGGAGAATATGAATGCGCTTTGCTTCTCCAACATTATATGCTTCAAAAAGTCGTAGAGGATTTTAAAAATCCGCATATGCGCATGCGCTTAATTTCAGTCGGTTTGGCCAATAATCAGAAGGGACTCTTATTAAAGACGGAAAAAATACCCGGAAGCGATCTTTCCTTGACATTGATAGAAGCAAAGGATCCTAGCTTTTCAAGCCTATTCGAGCTCAATCAAGAGGCCTTTTTGCCATTAGATCAACAGCCTAATGCTAGATTCATGGAATGCCACTTCTTAAAGGATTATTCCCTGCTGCGCTATCATTTGCAAAAATTATTTTCTCCTCTAGTCTGGTCTATAAAATCCCAACAGTTTATAAGAGGATCCCAGCAAGAAATACCGCTTCAAAACCAGGATATGGTGTTTCTATACAATAGCGGCTTAATCGAGCAATTTGAAACAGAAGAAAAAATCATTTCTTGGCTTACAAAGGTATTGAAGCATTTTTCAGAAGATGGATTAGACATTATTCATACCATGCTGACAAATGAGCTTAACTTTTTAGCCAAAAAGCATTTATTAAAAAGAAACTGCCAGATAATTGTCTTGCAAATAAAAATTCCGGAGATTTTACTTTAG
- the acpS gene encoding holo-ACP synthase, with protein MILGIGNDIIEVARIKANLERYKQRFIDRVFTPQEQEYCLSRKEPALHFAGRFAAKEAIVKALGTGFSQGITWLDIEIKNDSNGKPCAIISPHLADLFGCLPFLHISISHCHTYATAFAIWVKEAV; from the coding sequence ATGATTTTGGGAATAGGCAATGATATTATTGAAGTCGCTCGAATTAAAGCTAATTTGGAGCGCTATAAACAACGCTTTATCGATCGCGTCTTCACTCCCCAAGAGCAGGAATATTGCTTAAGCCGCAAAGAGCCTGCTCTGCATTTTGCCGGTCGCTTCGCGGCTAAAGAAGCGATTGTAAAAGCCCTTGGAACAGGATTTAGCCAGGGAATCACCTGGCTAGATATCGAAATCAAAAATGACAGCAATGGCAAACCCTGCGCCATTATCTCGCCACACCTGGCAGATCTCTTTGGCTGCCTACCTTTCCTGCACATCTCCATCAGCCATTGCCACACTTATGCAACTGCCTTTGCCATTTGGGTAAAAGAAGCTGTATAA